In Acidiferrobacteraceae bacterium, one DNA window encodes the following:
- the rpsM gene encoding 30S ribosomal protein S13, which translates to MARIAGINIPVHKHVDVALTSIYGIGRQTAQDICDAVAVPRDRKVKDLTEDEVEKIRREVGARTVEGDLRRQVTMNIKRLMDLGCYRGLRHRRGLPVHGQKTKTNARTRKGPRRPIKK; encoded by the coding sequence ATGGCCCGCATTGCAGGCATCAACATACCGGTTCATAAGCATGTCGACGTCGCGCTGACGTCGATCTACGGCATTGGCCGCCAGACGGCGCAGGACATCTGCGACGCCGTGGCGGTTCCGCGCGACCGCAAGGTGAAGGACCTCACCGAAGACGAGGTCGAGAAGATTCGCCGCGAAGTTGGCGCGCGTACCGTGGAAGGCGATCTGCGCCGCCAGGTGACCATGAACATCAAGCGATTGATGGACCTTGGCTGCTACCGCGGTCTGCGCCATCGTCGCGGTCTGCCCGTCCACGGTCAGAAGACCAAGACCAATGCCCGCACCCGCAAGGGACCGCGCCGGCCGATCAAGAAGTAG
- the rpsK gene encoding 30S ribosomal protein S11, whose amino-acid sequence MATQASRSKKKVKKNVAEGIAHVHASFNNTIISISDRQGNVLSWATCGGSGFRGSRKSTPFAAQIAAERAGRKAQEYGLKTLEVRVKGPGPGRDSSIRALNALGYEIASIVDVTPIPHNGCRPAKRRRV is encoded by the coding sequence ATGGCAACGCAAGCTAGCCGTTCCAAGAAGAAGGTGAAGAAGAACGTCGCCGAGGGCATCGCCCACGTTCACGCGTCGTTCAACAACACCATCATCAGCATCAGTGACCGTCAGGGCAATGTATTGTCCTGGGCGACCTGTGGCGGTTCCGGTTTCCGCGGCTCGCGCAAGAGTACGCCCTTTGCTGCGCAGATCGCGGCCGAGCGTGCCGGACGTAAGGCGCAGGAATACGGCCTGAAGACGCTGGAAGTGCGGGTCAAAGGTCCGGGACCGGGCCGCGATTCGTCCATTCGCGCACTCAATGCCCTGGGCTATGAGATTGCGAGCATCGTCGACGTCACCCCGATCCCGCACAACGGCTGCCGCCCCGCGAAGCGCCGTCGCGTGTAA
- the rpmJ gene encoding 50S ribosomal protein L36, producing the protein MKVRASVKKLCRNCRIVRRKGVVRVICSDPTHKQRQG; encoded by the coding sequence ATGAAAGTCAGGGCATCGGTGAAGAAATTGTGCCGAAATTGCCGCATCGTACGGCGCAAGGGCGTGGTACGGGTGATTTGCTCGGACCCGACGCACAAGCAGCGTCAGGGATAG
- the rpsD gene encoding 30S ribosomal protein S4 has translation MARYTDPKCRLCRREGGKLFLKGEKCFTDKCPLEKRSYAPGQHGQRRRRVSDYGLQLREKQKLRTIYGVLERQFRNYYDQADRQKGSTGENLLQLLESRLDNVVYRMGFAASRDECRQLVRHNGVKVNGKRVNIPSYQVKASDQIELADGAKAQLRVKAAMEAAEQRGFPEWVEVDTSGMKGVFKAVPDRAELSSDINEALVVALYSK, from the coding sequence GTGGCCCGTTATACAGACCCGAAATGCCGTCTTTGCCGCCGCGAGGGGGGCAAGTTGTTCCTGAAGGGAGAGAAGTGCTTCACGGACAAGTGTCCGCTGGAGAAACGCTCCTATGCGCCGGGACAGCACGGCCAGCGCCGCCGCCGGGTATCTGACTACGGGCTGCAGCTGCGCGAGAAGCAGAAGCTGCGCACCATCTACGGCGTGCTCGAGCGGCAGTTCCGCAATTATTACGACCAGGCTGATCGCCAGAAGGGATCAACCGGTGAGAACCTGCTGCAACTGCTGGAATCGCGACTGGACAACGTGGTTTACCGCATGGGCTTTGCCGCCTCGCGCGACGAGTGCCGTCAGCTGGTACGCCACAATGGTGTGAAGGTTAACGGTAAGCGGGTGAATATCCCTTCATACCAGGTCAAGGCCAGTGACCAGATCGAGCTGGCCGACGGCGCCAAGGCGCAGCTGCGCGTGAAGGCCGCTATGGAGGCCGCGGAACAGCGCGGGTTCCCGGAGTGGGTCGAGGTTGATACCAGCGGAATGAAGGGCGTTTTCAAGGCCGTTCCTGACCGCGCGGAGTTGTCTTCCGATATCAACGAAGCCCTGGTTGTTGCGCTGTACTCGAAGTAA